The DNA window GTAACCTGATCCATTTGTGATATAGGTCATACTCCCGACTGTAAGCTACTCACAGAAGCAATGTTCAGGGATGGAAGACTATTGAAAGCAAAATATTTTCGCTCTTATATAAAAGTGTGCTACAGTCATACCGAAGGGGTAATGGAGACTATTAAAAACGTAAAGCAATTGTGATCCAAGAAATCCGCTCAGCCTGCTGAACTTATTAATCCACTCGTAAATCCTCTTCCAACGTTTCCAGTTTAGCCGCTAGCCGTGACCGCCCTGACAGCGTGCTGACATTGGCCGTAAAAGTGTCATCCAGCTTCCGAATCCAGACCAGACAGGAATCAAACTCGCCCAGACTATAGAATCCGGTTGCCACGGTTAGGGTAACGTGCTCGTAAGTCACAGTGACATCTCGCCGGAAGACCCAGGTAGGAGAGCGGGATAAGGCCGCCTTGCCATCGTCCACCGCACCGGAAAAGCTGCCCAGCGCTAACCTGGCAAACGAACGTCCCGCCAGGATCTCCGTACCCACGATGGACGTGTCAGCCAGACCCACGCCCTCGGAGAAGTGGTCAGCACTCGTGTCGGCAATGCCCAGCTTCGCATAAGCCCAGCCCAGGCCGTTCCAGCCATCGGCATACGAATCGTCCAGCTCCGTACCAGCTTCGAATTGGGTGATGGCTGCACGATAGCTGCC is part of the Candidatus Neomarinimicrobiota bacterium genome and encodes:
- a CDS encoding tetratricopeptide repeat protein codes for the protein MDLKPRVIFGFLVALLLAVLIVGGCREQVLPEAPDYVEYGWELLTEGSYRAAITQFEAGTELDDSYADGWNGLGWAYAKLGIADTSADHFSEGVGLADTSIVGTEILAGRSFARLALGSFSGAVDDGKAALSRSPTWVFRRDVTVTYEHVTLTVATGFYSLGEFDSCLVWIRKLDDTFTANVSTLSGRSRLAAKLETLEEDLRVD